One Desulfobulbus propionicus DSM 2032 DNA segment encodes these proteins:
- a CDS encoding amidohydrolase: MQAVPNIDLLITNCTLLPDPGEAPLPAPAFIAVANGQIARLGPMSACPTRVSGTVLDGQGQLAMPGLINGHCHAPMTLFRGLADDLDLASWLHDHIFPAEAKSVCPEMVVWCAKLAAAEMLLSGTTTVADGYFFEDEVARACAETGLRCVAAQAVLDFPAPGAADPKQNIEVAARFLERWQGRDPLITPAIFAHSPYTCGNDTLRRAKALARAHGVPLFIHAAETRTEHSLIAEPLASTSLGHLSALGILDRDTVCVHCVWADEDDLDLLAQEGASVISCPQSNAKLASGRAPLAAMIDRRMRIGLGTDGAASNNNLDLFREMDFVAKVHKVRPNEPTAVPAREALRMATHGGAEAIGLGGGLGTLAPGAPADLLLLDLHPLWLQPFHSTNLLAYSGCASAVRSVMVNGQLVVHNRRVLTLDLKEACAHVRRLAKGSPP, from the coding sequence GTGCAAGCAGTTCCGAATATTGATCTCCTGATCACCAACTGCACGCTCCTTCCCGACCCCGGCGAAGCACCCCTGCCCGCGCCGGCCTTCATCGCCGTCGCCAACGGCCAGATCGCGCGGCTCGGCCCGATGAGCGCATGCCCGACGCGGGTCAGCGGGACAGTGCTGGACGGACAGGGACAACTGGCCATGCCCGGTCTGATCAACGGTCACTGTCACGCCCCCATGACCCTGTTCCGCGGCCTGGCCGATGATCTGGACTTGGCCAGCTGGCTTCATGACCATATCTTTCCCGCCGAGGCGAAATCGGTCTGCCCCGAAATGGTTGTTTGGTGCGCCAAGTTGGCCGCTGCCGAGATGCTGCTCAGCGGCACCACCACCGTGGCCGACGGCTATTTTTTTGAAGACGAGGTAGCGCGCGCCTGCGCGGAAACCGGCTTACGCTGCGTGGCGGCCCAGGCGGTGCTCGATTTCCCGGCTCCGGGTGCCGCAGATCCGAAGCAAAATATTGAGGTGGCGGCCCGTTTCCTTGAGCGCTGGCAGGGACGCGATCCGTTGATCACCCCGGCGATCTTTGCCCATTCCCCCTACACCTGCGGCAACGATACCTTGCGACGGGCCAAGGCGCTGGCTCGGGCGCACGGGGTGCCGCTGTTTATCCATGCCGCCGAAACCCGAACCGAACATTCTCTGATCGCCGAACCGCTGGCCTCGACTTCCCTTGGCCACCTAAGTGCGCTGGGCATTCTGGACCGCGACACGGTTTGTGTCCACTGCGTCTGGGCGGACGAGGACGACCTTGACCTGCTGGCCCAAGAAGGCGCCTCCGTGATCAGCTGTCCGCAAAGCAATGCCAAGCTGGCCTCGGGACGGGCACCCCTTGCAGCGATGATTGACAGGCGGATGCGGATTGGCCTTGGCACGGATGGCGCCGCTTCAAACAACAATCTCGATCTGTTTCGCGAAATGGATTTTGTCGCTAAAGTACACAAAGTCCGGCCCAACGAGCCGACTGCCGTTCCAGCCCGTGAGGCGCTGCGCATGGCGACCCACGGCGGCGCCGAGGCCATCGGTCTGGGTGGTGGACTGGGCACCCTGGCCCCCGGCGCACCCGCCGACCTGCTGCTGCTCGACCTGCACCCCCTCTGGCTGCAGCCGTTCCACAGTACCAATCTGCTGGCATACAGCGGCTGCGCAAGCGCGGTGCGCTCCGTGATGGTCAATGGCCAGCTAGTGGTCCACAACCGGCGGGTACTGACCCTTGACCTGAAGGAAGCCTGCGCCCACGTCCGACGGCTGGCAAAAGGATCCCCTCCCTAA
- a CDS encoding YggT family protein, with the protein MFMLGNFLLAVAKLINFVLSAYIWVVIARAVITWVNADPYNPIVRFLRQATDPLLMKIRRVVPIMGGLDLSPMILILIIIFLQSFLVPTLQQIAVSLQ; encoded by the coding sequence ATGTTCATGCTCGGTAACTTCCTTTTGGCGGTGGCTAAACTGATCAATTTTGTCCTCAGCGCCTATATCTGGGTGGTGATTGCCCGCGCCGTCATCACCTGGGTGAATGCGGATCCGTATAATCCCATCGTCCGCTTTCTTCGTCAGGCCACCGATCCCCTGTTGATGAAGATTCGCCGGGTGGTCCCCATCATGGGAGGCCTTGATCTGAGCCCGATGATCCTCATCCTGATCATCATCTTTCTCCAGAGCTTTCTCGTCCCCACCCTGCAGCAGATCGCGGTGAGCCTGCAATAA
- the elbB gene encoding isoprenoid biosynthesis glyoxalase ElbB, protein MHKKNFAVILSGCGHQDGAEIHEATLALWAIHKNGADFQCYAPDIKQHHVLNHITGQEMNEQRNVLIESARIARGKIASLATFVPESADALVIPGGFGAAKNLSSYAFDGPKCMVNSDVARAIKAMHAAGKPIGALCIAPVILAKVLGNVILTIGQDPATADNLAAMGARHQPAMQGEIAIDRENRIVSTPCYMLNSRIDQIADGADNLIRAMLDLMN, encoded by the coding sequence ATGCACAAAAAAAATTTCGCCGTGATCCTCTCTGGATGCGGCCATCAGGATGGAGCCGAAATCCATGAGGCGACCCTCGCCTTGTGGGCTATCCACAAAAACGGGGCAGACTTCCAATGCTATGCACCGGACATCAAGCAACACCATGTGCTCAACCACATCACCGGTCAGGAAATGAACGAACAGCGCAATGTGCTGATCGAATCGGCGCGGATCGCTCGGGGCAAGATCGCCTCGCTGGCCACCTTTGTCCCTGAGTCGGCCGATGCGTTGGTCATCCCCGGCGGCTTCGGCGCGGCCAAGAACCTGAGCAGCTATGCTTTTGATGGCCCAAAGTGCATGGTGAACAGTGATGTGGCCCGGGCGATCAAGGCCATGCACGCCGCCGGCAAACCGATCGGCGCGCTGTGCATCGCCCCGGTGATCCTCGCCAAGGTGCTGGGCAACGTGATCCTGACCATTGGTCAGGACCCAGCTACCGCCGACAACCTCGCCGCAATGGGCGCGCGTCATCAACCAGCCATGCAGGGGGAAATCGCCATTGACCGAGAAAACAGGATCGTCAGCACTCCTTGCTACATGCTCAATTCCCGCATCGACCAGATCGCCGACGGTGCCGACAATCTTATCCGGGCGATGCTGGACTTGATGAACTGA
- a CDS encoding DUF167 domain-containing protein yields the protein MAAGPDALPCLQRLADGSLLLRLQVQPRAAANHLAGLQGDMLKLRVTTPPVDGKANQAVVAYLAKLFHLPKSSVVLKSGHQSRGKTVVIASGHEQEVRAVLAAHLFPERK from the coding sequence ATGGCGGCCGGTCCGGATGCACTTCCCTGTCTGCAGCGGTTGGCGGATGGTTCCCTGTTGCTTCGTCTGCAGGTCCAGCCCCGCGCCGCGGCCAACCATCTGGCCGGCTTGCAGGGCGACATGCTCAAGCTGCGCGTGACCACGCCGCCGGTGGACGGCAAGGCCAATCAGGCGGTCGTTGCCTACCTGGCCAAACTCTTCCATCTGCCCAAGTCGTCGGTTGTCCTCAAAAGCGGCCACCAGAGCCGCGGCAAGACAGTGGTTATCGCCAGCGGTCACGAGCAGGAGGTGCGGGCTGTTTTGGCCGCGCACCTTTTTCCAGAGAGAAAATGA
- a CDS encoding 3'-5' exoribonuclease YhaM family protein codes for MAKKMFVAQLIAGQQFQEVFLVARKSLAETKAGKPYLALGLMDRTGEVEARVWDNALEFEPQVEEGGFVLVQAVAKPFRDQMQLAVITLQSVAETAVDLADFMPASPRPLAEMAAELEAVIAGIGDPPLRALLSVIFQGDTLDRFQRAPAAKKLHHAYIGGLIEHTLSIVALAAKIAGHYPFIDRDMLVAGALLHDLAKIEEFDFTRTPFGYTDRGRLVGHLVLGVEMVRKAAEQVEDLRAEQVDRLMHIILSHHGQHDFGAPVLPMTPEAILLHHLDDIDAKMQYMGGLRAKMSGSGWQWTEYQRHLERYLYLRAGGEEEQAAATRVAQSGATGSEPEPEPGPEESIAAPRAKKTIDMRQQSLF; via the coding sequence ATGGCAAAGAAGATGTTTGTCGCCCAACTGATCGCCGGCCAACAGTTCCAGGAAGTGTTTTTGGTGGCGCGGAAATCTCTGGCCGAAACCAAGGCCGGCAAGCCCTATCTGGCCCTGGGATTGATGGACCGTACCGGCGAGGTCGAGGCCCGGGTGTGGGACAATGCCCTGGAGTTTGAGCCCCAGGTCGAGGAAGGCGGCTTTGTCCTGGTGCAGGCGGTGGCCAAGCCCTTCCGCGACCAGATGCAGCTGGCGGTCATCACCCTTCAGTCGGTGGCGGAGACAGCGGTGGATCTGGCGGATTTCATGCCCGCCAGTCCCCGGCCGCTGGCGGAAATGGCCGCCGAGCTGGAAGCTGTGATCGCGGGTATTGGCGATCCGCCGTTGCGGGCCCTGTTGTCCGTGATTTTTCAGGGCGATACCCTCGACCGCTTTCAGCGTGCACCGGCGGCCAAGAAACTGCATCATGCCTATATCGGCGGCCTGATTGAGCATACCCTGTCCATTGTCGCCCTGGCGGCCAAGATCGCCGGCCATTATCCGTTCATCGATCGGGACATGCTCGTTGCCGGTGCCTTGCTTCATGATCTGGCCAAGATCGAGGAGTTCGATTTTACCCGGACGCCCTTTGGCTACACCGATCGGGGGCGCTTGGTCGGCCACTTGGTGTTGGGGGTGGAAATGGTGCGCAAGGCGGCGGAACAGGTCGAGGACCTGCGCGCCGAGCAGGTGGACCGGCTGATGCACATCATCCTCAGTCATCACGGTCAGCATGATTTCGGCGCACCTGTGCTGCCCATGACCCCGGAGGCCATCCTCCTGCATCACCTCGACGACATCGACGCCAAAATGCAGTACATGGGTGGTCTGCGGGCGAAGATGAGCGGTTCCGGCTGGCAGTGGACCGAGTACCAGCGGCACCTGGAACGCTATCTCTATCTGCGGGCGGGCGGCGAGGAAGAGCAGGCGGCTGCCACCCGGGTTGCCCAATCCGGGGCGACCGGCAGCGAGCCGGAGCCTGAACCCGGCCCCGAGGAATCAATAGCCGCGCCACGAGCCAAAAAAACGATCGACATGCGGCAGCAAAGTCTGTTCTGA
- the ychF gene encoding redox-regulated ATPase YchF, translating into MGFRCGIVGLPNVGKSTIFNALTAAAIAAENYPFCTIEPNVGIVPVPDARLDQLAELVKTRNKVATQMEFVDIAGLVKGASQGEGLGNQFLGHIRQVDAILHVVRCFEDDNIVHVDGSIDPLRDVEVITTELILADLETVEKRLAKSRNQAKSGDKRLLAEAAFLERLQATLDQGKPARTVFPDNDQQRDLVRDLCLLTTKPVLYVANVDEGDLATGNRHVEQLGKVAAEEGASMVMIAGAIEQELSLLDREEQREFLAEMGMEEPGLHRLIKAGYALLGLITFFTVGEKETKAWTIKKGTKAPGAAGKIHSDFERGFIRAEVIAYDDYIACGSETVARDKGLMRSEGKEYVVADGDCILFRFNV; encoded by the coding sequence ATGGGATTTCGTTGTGGAATTGTCGGCCTGCCCAATGTGGGCAAGTCAACGATCTTTAATGCCTTGACCGCCGCGGCCATCGCCGCGGAGAATTATCCGTTCTGCACCATTGAACCCAATGTCGGCATTGTTCCGGTACCGGACGCGCGTCTTGACCAGCTGGCCGAGCTGGTCAAGACACGGAACAAGGTGGCCACCCAGATGGAATTTGTCGATATCGCCGGCCTGGTCAAGGGGGCCAGCCAAGGGGAGGGGTTGGGCAATCAATTCCTAGGCCACATCCGCCAGGTTGATGCCATCCTCCATGTGGTGCGCTGCTTCGAGGACGACAACATCGTTCATGTCGATGGCTCCATCGATCCCCTGCGCGACGTGGAGGTGATCACCACCGAGCTGATCCTCGCCGATCTGGAGACGGTGGAAAAACGCCTGGCCAAGAGCCGCAATCAGGCCAAGTCGGGCGATAAACGGTTGCTGGCCGAGGCGGCCTTTCTGGAGCGCCTCCAGGCGACGCTCGATCAAGGCAAGCCGGCCCGAACCGTGTTTCCGGACAACGATCAGCAGCGGGATCTGGTGCGCGATCTCTGCCTGCTGACCACCAAGCCGGTGCTCTATGTGGCCAACGTCGATGAGGGCGATCTGGCCACCGGCAATCGCCACGTCGAACAACTGGGCAAGGTCGCGGCCGAAGAGGGAGCATCGATGGTGATGATCGCCGGGGCCATCGAGCAGGAACTGAGCCTGCTGGACCGCGAGGAACAGCGCGAGTTCCTTGCCGAGATGGGCATGGAGGAGCCAGGGCTGCATCGGCTGATCAAGGCAGGCTATGCCCTGCTGGGCCTGATCACCTTTTTCACCGTGGGCGAAAAGGAGACCAAGGCGTGGACCATCAAAAAAGGTACCAAGGCGCCGGGTGCGGCCGGCAAGATCCATTCCGATTTCGAGCGCGGTTTCATCCGTGCCGAGGTCATCGCCTATGACGACTACATTGCCTGCGGCTCCGAGACCGTGGCCCGTGACAAGGGGTTGATGCGCTCCGAGGGCAAGGAGTATGTGGTGGCGGATGGGGACTGCATCCTCTTCCGTTTCAATGTCTGA
- the metG gene encoding methionine--tRNA ligase, producing the protein MPTYVTTPIYYVNALPHLGHAYTTIVTDTYSRFRRLCGDTVRFQTGTDEHGEKIAEAAAKAGESPREYVDRISAAFKDTWPVLAIQPDKIIRTTDADHVRTVQAILQQVHASGDIYFSEYSGLYCKGCERFLTEKELVDGKCPDHLVEPKAITEQNYFFRMSKYQDWLIEHIQRHPDFITPERYRNEVLSFLSEPLEDLCISRPTSRLTWGIPLPFDQNFVTYVWFDALINYLTGIGYPDSPEFAMYWAEAEHVIAKDILKPHAIYWPTMLRAMGLEPYRRLHVHGYWNVDATKMSKSLGNVVRPRELVETYGVDTVRYFVLREMSFGLDSSFSSDAILARHNADLANDLGNLFSRSLTMIDKYAAGRVPEPETAALFAPEDRELMSAIAAMFDHYQENMAAFTFHKALQAIWEVIGLLNRYIVTHAPWELAKQPDQAGRLRTVLAFLAESLWKIALVLGPIMPDTASRMAAALGMGTEFASVTLDEARKWGYIPVGTAIEKGTQLFPRIDKKTETPAAPAAGKQPNKKGPEPPLGEGLIGFDQFQTVELRVAEIVAAEKVAKSDRLLKLTVKAPEQRTIVAGIAQHYRPEDLLGLRVIIVANLKPAKLMGIPSQGMVLAAKEQLTGGTERLVLTTVVGPIAAGSRVA; encoded by the coding sequence ATGCCAACCTACGTCACCACGCCGATCTATTACGTCAATGCCCTGCCCCATCTGGGACATGCCTATACCACTATCGTCACCGACACCTACAGCCGCTTTCGTCGCCTGTGCGGCGACACGGTCCGTTTCCAGACCGGGACCGACGAGCATGGCGAGAAAATCGCCGAGGCAGCGGCCAAGGCCGGGGAATCGCCCCGGGAGTATGTCGACCGTATCAGTGCCGCCTTCAAGGACACCTGGCCGGTCCTGGCCATTCAGCCCGACAAGATCATCCGAACCACCGATGCCGATCATGTCCGGACCGTGCAGGCCATTCTCCAGCAGGTACATGCGAGCGGTGATATTTATTTCAGCGAATATTCCGGCTTATACTGCAAGGGCTGCGAGCGGTTTTTGACCGAAAAGGAACTGGTGGACGGTAAATGTCCCGATCATCTGGTGGAACCCAAGGCCATCACCGAGCAGAACTATTTTTTCCGCATGTCCAAATACCAGGACTGGCTGATCGAGCACATCCAGCGACACCCGGACTTCATCACCCCGGAGCGGTACCGCAACGAGGTGCTCTCCTTTCTCAGCGAACCGCTTGAGGATCTGTGCATCTCCCGGCCGACCTCCCGCCTGACCTGGGGCATTCCGCTGCCCTTTGACCAGAACTTCGTCACCTATGTATGGTTTGACGCCCTGATCAACTACTTGACCGGCATCGGCTACCCGGACAGCCCGGAGTTCGCCATGTACTGGGCCGAGGCCGAGCATGTGATCGCCAAGGATATCCTCAAGCCCCACGCCATCTACTGGCCGACCATGCTGCGGGCCATGGGGCTTGAACCGTACAGGCGCCTGCATGTCCACGGCTACTGGAACGTGGATGCCACCAAGATGTCCAAGTCGCTGGGCAACGTGGTGCGGCCCCGGGAACTGGTCGAGACCTACGGCGTGGATACGGTCCGCTACTTTGTCCTCCGCGAGATGAGTTTCGGGCTGGATTCCTCCTTTTCCAGCGACGCCATCCTCGCCCGTCACAATGCGGACCTGGCCAACGACCTGGGCAATCTGTTCTCCCGTTCCTTGACCATGATCGACAAGTATGCCGCTGGCCGGGTGCCCGAGCCGGAAACAGCCGCGCTGTTCGCCCCGGAGGATCGGGAGTTGATGAGCGCCATCGCCGCCATGTTTGACCACTACCAGGAAAACATGGCGGCATTCACGTTCCACAAGGCACTGCAGGCCATCTGGGAGGTTATCGGGCTGCTCAACCGCTACATTGTCACCCATGCTCCCTGGGAGCTGGCCAAACAGCCGGATCAGGCCGGTCGCCTGCGGACCGTTCTTGCCTTCTTGGCTGAATCGTTGTGGAAGATCGCTCTGGTGCTGGGACCCATCATGCCGGATACCGCGTCCAGGATGGCCGCCGCCTTGGGTATGGGCACCGAGTTTGCCAGCGTCACCTTGGACGAGGCAAGAAAATGGGGGTACATTCCGGTGGGCACAGCCATCGAAAAAGGCACCCAGCTGTTCCCGCGAATCGACAAGAAGACGGAAACGCCGGCGGCGCCCGCTGCCGGCAAACAGCCGAACAAGAAGGGGCCGGAGCCACCCCTTGGCGAAGGACTGATCGGTTTTGACCAGTTCCAGACGGTGGAACTGCGGGTGGCGGAAATTGTGGCCGCCGAAAAGGTGGCCAAATCGGACCGTTTGCTCAAGCTGACGGTCAAGGCCCCGGAACAGCGAACCATTGTGGCCGGCATCGCCCAGCACTATCGTCCCGAGGATTTGCTCGGGCTGCGGGTGATCATTGTCGCCAATCTCAAGCCGGCCAAACTCATGGGCATCCCCTCGCAGGGCATGGTGCTGGCCGCTAAAGAACAGCTGACCGGTGGCACGGAACGGCTGGTACTGACCACGGTCGTCGGTCCAATCGCCGCCGGCAGCCGGGTTGCCTGA
- the holB gene encoding DNA polymerase III subunit delta', with amino-acid sequence MAFSDILGQAKALALLDRALHSGRLAHAYLFAGPDGVGKTTVALELAAVLLCRAPREDRPCGVCPGCRKFQSGNHPDLVRIRPEGAAIKIDQIRELKKALSFPPLESRQRVVLLEEVHTMRREAGNSLLKVLEEPPADNILILMGNATGAILDTIVSRCQLIPFAPLPLPLAAEILRIHRPELHEADRSALAALADGCPGQALAFDADGILTVYQKVVTAWLAQGQTEGERVEHALALAVELAETKEGLEPLLALLRIFVKNAMAARAMEDVRPFAPEVLTARERWNLPQLSAKMTAIDLAEQALARNCNRGLTSEVLLLDLFDCGIPWT; translated from the coding sequence ATGGCCTTCTCTGACATTCTCGGACAGGCCAAGGCCCTTGCCCTGCTCGACCGTGCCCTGCACAGCGGCCGGCTGGCACATGCCTATCTCTTTGCCGGTCCGGACGGAGTGGGAAAGACCACCGTGGCCCTGGAATTGGCGGCGGTGCTTCTCTGCCGGGCGCCTCGGGAGGATCGCCCCTGCGGGGTCTGTCCCGGCTGCCGCAAGTTCCAGTCGGGCAATCATCCCGATTTGGTCCGCATCCGGCCCGAGGGAGCGGCCATCAAGATCGACCAGATTCGGGAATTGAAAAAAGCCCTGAGCTTTCCTCCGCTTGAGAGCCGACAGCGTGTTGTTCTGCTGGAAGAGGTGCACACCATGCGGCGGGAGGCGGGAAACAGTCTGCTCAAGGTACTGGAGGAGCCACCCGCCGACAATATCCTTATCCTGATGGGCAATGCTACCGGCGCGATCCTTGATACCATCGTGTCCCGCTGTCAACTGATTCCCTTTGCGCCGCTCCCCCTTCCCTTGGCCGCCGAAATTCTCCGCATTCATCGGCCCGAGCTGCACGAGGCGGATCGGTCGGCCCTGGCGGCCCTGGCCGACGGTTGTCCTGGGCAGGCTCTGGCTTTCGATGCCGACGGAATATTGACGGTGTATCAGAAAGTTGTGACTGCATGGCTCGCCCAAGGGCAGACGGAGGGCGAGCGGGTGGAGCATGCCCTGGCGCTGGCAGTGGAACTGGCCGAGACCAAGGAGGGGCTGGAGCCGTTGCTGGCCCTGTTGCGCATCTTCGTCAAGAACGCCATGGCCGCCAGGGCCATGGAGGATGTCCGTCCCTTCGCCCCCGAGGTGCTGACGGCAAGAGAACGCTGGAATTTGCCCCAGCTATCTGCTAAGATGACGGCCATTGATCTGGCGGAACAAGCACTTGCCAGAAACTGCAATCGCGGCCTGACCAGTGAAGTGCTGCTCCTGGATCTTTTTGACTGCGGTATCCCTTGGACCTGA
- a CDS encoding triose-phosphate isomerase — MKKILLANWKANLSPERAMQWCEVFAATYRPHADLEMVVAVPSLMLERVAAHLRGRDGIALAAQGVSPYPQGNYTGSTPAAWLRGLVRYTLIGHRERRRYFHETVQDVARQAYESLAEELQPIVCVDRELLIPQTAAMAAEELPRLIWAYTPETPKTLEMARSEREIVALLPQIARSTDNGPVLYGGGVTVDNAASLWQLAGISGLLMGRGCLDAAVFAALINRL, encoded by the coding sequence ATGAAAAAAATACTGCTGGCCAACTGGAAGGCCAATCTTTCGCCGGAACGGGCGATGCAGTGGTGCGAGGTGTTCGCCGCCACCTATCGGCCGCATGCCGATCTCGAGATGGTGGTTGCCGTGCCGTCGTTGATGCTGGAACGGGTTGCGGCACATCTGCGGGGGCGCGATGGCATTGCCCTGGCCGCGCAGGGGGTTTCTCCGTATCCGCAGGGCAACTATACCGGTTCCACACCAGCCGCATGGCTGCGCGGGCTGGTGCGCTATACCCTGATTGGCCATCGCGAGCGACGACGCTATTTCCACGAAACCGTTCAGGATGTGGCCAGACAGGCCTATGAATCGCTGGCGGAAGAGCTGCAGCCTATCGTCTGCGTGGACCGGGAACTTTTGATCCCGCAAACCGCAGCCATGGCCGCCGAGGAGTTACCCCGCCTGATCTGGGCCTATACTCCGGAAACGCCCAAAACTTTGGAGATGGCACGGAGCGAAAGGGAGATCGTCGCCCTGCTGCCGCAGATCGCCCGGAGCACCGACAATGGTCCGGTACTTTACGGTGGCGGGGTCACGGTTGACAATGCCGCCTCGCTGTGGCAGCTTGCCGGAATCAGCGGCCTGTTGATGGGACGGGGCTGCCTGGATGCCGCAGTCTTTGCCGCCCTGATCAACCGTTTGTGA
- a CDS encoding PSP1 domain-containing protein encodes MTDADIEPQLVEPAPIGEGCGEETVLHYYKIRFREQGQELTACAQLTDLVRGDRVMVRTEQGPEPATVVSRSPRGVDSAIARPVNYRINRRASDEECEKYAQLPQLEQQAFRLCRRQIEKLGLPMHLVRVERFFNGSKIIFYFTAESRVDFRELVKALVQEFRTRVEMRQIGVRHETQMTGGLGACGRELCCTAFLNKFDSVSIKMAKAQDLPLNPAKISGLCNRLLCCLTYEYETYKTMKKGMPRVGRQVQLEGKTYLVTRQIPLLGKVAAVSSEGEERLLTEEEWRAADPIAKSTGRKGPGKKGGWSKPAAIDIWGMKDEPEEE; translated from the coding sequence ATGACAGACGCCGATATCGAACCGCAGCTTGTCGAGCCGGCCCCGATTGGGGAAGGCTGCGGCGAGGAAACGGTTCTGCATTACTATAAAATCCGCTTTCGCGAACAAGGGCAGGAGCTAACCGCCTGTGCCCAGTTGACCGATCTGGTTCGGGGCGACCGGGTCATGGTCCGCACCGAGCAGGGACCAGAGCCCGCCACCGTGGTGAGCCGTTCCCCCCGGGGAGTGGACAGCGCCATTGCCCGGCCGGTGAATTACCGCATCAATCGGCGGGCCAGCGACGAGGAATGCGAGAAGTACGCGCAACTGCCGCAGCTGGAACAGCAGGCCTTTCGCCTTTGTCGTCGACAGATCGAGAAGCTGGGCCTGCCCATGCATCTGGTGCGGGTGGAGCGATTTTTCAACGGCTCGAAGATTATCTTCTACTTCACCGCCGAAAGCCGGGTTGATTTTCGCGAGTTGGTCAAGGCGCTGGTGCAGGAATTCCGCACCCGCGTGGAGATGCGCCAGATCGGCGTCCGCCACGAAACCCAGATGACCGGCGGGCTTGGCGCCTGCGGTCGCGAACTGTGCTGCACCGCCTTTCTCAATAAGTTCGACTCGGTCTCGATCAAGATGGCCAAGGCCCAGGATCTGCCACTCAATCCGGCCAAAATCTCCGGCCTGTGCAACCGTCTGCTCTGCTGTCTGACCTACGAATACGAAACCTACAAGACCATGAAAAAGGGCATGCCCCGGGTGGGCCGGCAGGTTCAGCTCGAGGGCAAGACCTACCTGGTCACCCGACAGATTCCCTTGCTTGGCAAGGTGGCGGCGGTTTCTTCCGAGGGAGAGGAGCGGTTGCTGACCGAGGAAGAGTGGCGGGCCGCCGACCCGATTGCCAAAAGCACCGGCCGCAAGGGGCCGGGCAAGAAAGGCGGTTGGTCCAAGCCTGCCGCCATCGACATCTGGGGCATGAAGGACGAGCCAGAGGAGGAGTGA
- the htpX gene encoding zinc metalloprotease HtpX gives MNTMKTFLLMAALTALFMVAGQAMGGQQGMTIALLLAVGLNFFAYWNSDKMALAMNRAREVSTAEAPDLHALVASLAARASLPKPKVYVVDNPTPNAFATGRDPEHAAVAVTTGLLQVLDRYELEGVIAHELAHIKNRDILIGSIAAVMAGAISYLATMAQWAMLFGGGRSDEEGGSNPLVMLVTMLVAPLAATLIQMAISRGREYLADATGAQICGHPQSLANALNKLANYNAQQPMDVNPASAQMYIVNPLKGGSIASLFSTHPPMEERIRRLLSM, from the coding sequence ATGAATACGATGAAAACCTTTCTACTCATGGCTGCCCTGACCGCCCTGTTCATGGTTGCGGGTCAGGCCATGGGCGGCCAGCAGGGGATGACCATCGCCCTGCTCCTTGCCGTGGGCCTCAATTTCTTTGCCTACTGGAACTCCGACAAAATGGCCCTGGCCATGAACCGTGCGCGCGAGGTATCGACAGCAGAGGCGCCCGATCTTCATGCCTTGGTGGCCTCCCTGGCGGCACGGGCCAGCCTCCCTAAACCCAAGGTCTATGTGGTCGATAATCCGACCCCCAATGCCTTTGCCACCGGACGCGATCCCGAACACGCGGCGGTGGCGGTGACCACCGGCCTTCTCCAGGTGTTGGACCGATATGAACTGGAAGGGGTTATCGCGCATGAACTCGCGCATATCAAAAACCGCGACATTCTCATCGGCTCGATTGCGGCGGTCATGGCGGGAGCCATCTCCTATCTGGCCACCATGGCTCAATGGGCCATGCTGTTCGGCGGCGGCCGCAGTGATGAGGAAGGGGGGAGCAATCCGCTGGTGATGCTGGTCACCATGCTGGTGGCGCCGCTGGCGGCCACCTTGATCCAGATGGCCATCTCCCGTGGCCGGGAGTACCTGGCCGACGCCACCGGCGCGCAGATTTGCGGTCATCCGCAATCGCTGGCCAATGCGCTCAACAAATTGGCCAACTACAACGCCCAGCAGCCCATGGATGTCAATCCGGCCTCGGCCCAGATGTACATCGTCAATCCGCTCAAGGGCGGGTCCATCGCCTCCCTGTTTTCCACTCATCCCCCCATGGAAGAACGGATCCGCCGACTGCTGTCGATGTAA